Proteins found in one Paraburkholderia caballeronis genomic segment:
- a CDS encoding DUF2059 domain-containing protein yields MQKRFKQVMLLAALVPTFAMAQALDSQQAPAPAAAAAPVDPAKQAAIKDLLDAIDAQKLVGAIGNSAQMQAKQLVPAILSDALSENKTLTDKQKQASVPALQKNSVPKLVDSAGQVFATDAFRQDAMQAQYDAYAKYYSTQEIKDLTTFYRSPTGRKFIQVQDQVGRDVVNGLMQKYMPQSIRATRDQADKEVASVKPAAK; encoded by the coding sequence ATGCAAAAACGATTCAAGCAGGTGATGTTGCTGGCCGCTCTCGTGCCGACTTTCGCAATGGCCCAGGCGCTGGACAGCCAGCAGGCCCCGGCTCCGGCAGCGGCTGCAGCACCCGTCGATCCGGCCAAGCAGGCCGCGATCAAGGACCTGCTCGACGCGATCGACGCGCAGAAGCTCGTCGGCGCAATCGGCAACAGCGCGCAGATGCAGGCGAAGCAACTCGTGCCGGCGATCCTGTCGGACGCGCTGTCGGAAAACAAGACGCTGACGGACAAGCAGAAGCAGGCGTCCGTGCCGGCGCTGCAGAAGAACTCGGTGCCGAAGCTGGTCGACTCCGCAGGCCAGGTCTTCGCGACCGACGCGTTCCGCCAGGACGCGATGCAGGCGCAGTACGACGCGTACGCGAAGTACTACAGCACGCAGGAAATCAAGGACCTGACGACGTTCTACCGCAGCCCGACCGGCCGCAAGTTCATCCAGGTGCAGGATCAGGTTGGCCGCGACGTGGTCAACGGCCTGATGCAGAAGTACATGCCGCAATCGATCCGCGCGACGCGCGATCAGGCGGACAAGGAAGTCGCCTCGGTCAAGCCGGCGGCCAAGTAA